From Pseudoalteromonas sp. DL-6, one genomic window encodes:
- a CDS encoding class I SAM-dependent methyltransferase, protein MTTDFTPLINALADTPFSDNELCRVFHGRGHSVEALSHINLDFYPPSLFLVSYSEIDEETLAALTDTLWQWAQKHHPELITALVYQQRAGLQSHNTLVHGQLPVRHSVAENGVRFLVDLMSKQNTGIFPDMRKGREFVMQNSKHAKVLNLFSYTCGFSVAAMHGGADHVMNMDMSKGVLKVGKQNHQLNNVDRGVSFLPHDILKSFGKLKKAAPFDLIIVDPPSFQKGSFILTKDYQKVLRRLPDLLNDTTQLLLCANSPELTENDFKALIEEHTQGAIEFVKRLEPTDRFIEIDSDKSLKALVYKTKI, encoded by the coding sequence ATGACAACCGATTTTACTCCCCTTATAAATGCTTTGGCAGACACGCCTTTTTCCGATAATGAGCTTTGCCGCGTATTTCATGGGCGTGGCCACAGTGTGGAAGCGCTTAGTCATATTAACTTAGACTTTTACCCACCAAGTTTGTTTTTGGTGTCATACAGTGAAATTGACGAGGAAACACTCGCTGCACTCACCGATACGTTATGGCAATGGGCACAAAAACATCATCCAGAGTTAATTACTGCATTGGTGTATCAACAGCGAGCTGGGCTACAAAGCCATAACACCCTTGTTCACGGCCAACTGCCAGTTCGTCATAGCGTAGCCGAAAACGGGGTGCGTTTTTTGGTTGATTTAATGAGTAAGCAAAACACCGGTATTTTTCCTGATATGCGAAAAGGCCGTGAGTTTGTCATGCAAAATAGTAAGCACGCCAAAGTACTTAATTTGTTTTCTTATACCTGTGGTTTTTCGGTTGCGGCTATGCACGGCGGCGCAGATCATGTGATGAACATGGATATGAGCAAAGGTGTGTTAAAAGTGGGTAAGCAAAACCACCAACTCAATAATGTCGATCGTGGGGTCAGTTTTTTACCGCACGATATTTTAAAGTCGTTTGGTAAGCTAAAAAAAGCCGCACCGTTTGATTTAATTATTGTTGATCCGCCCAGTTTTCAAAAAGGCAGTTTTATTTTAACCAAAGACTATCAAAAAGTGCTGCGCAGACTTCCTGATCTTTTAAACGATACTACACAGCTATTGTTATGCGCTAATAGCCCTGAGCTTACAGAAAACGATTTTAAAGCACTTATTGAAGAGCATACTCAAGGTGCTATTGAGTTTGTTAAACGCCTAGAACCTACCGATCGCTTTATTGAAATTGATAGCGATAAAAGCTTAAAAGCATTGGTGTACAAAACAAAAATATAG
- the rsxB gene encoding electron transport complex subunit RsxB has protein sequence MTLLYALIALGLLALIFGLILGFAAVRFRVEGNPVVEQIDTILPQTQCGQCGYPGCRPYAEAIANGDEINKCPPGGDATVKKLADLMGVEAKPLAGGEQAEPVKTVAYIREDECIGCTKCIQACPVDAIVGATRQMHTVLIDECTGCDLCVEPCPVDCIDMLPVAPTKQTWKWQLDAIPVTQID, from the coding sequence ATGACCTTGTTGTACGCTTTAATAGCGCTGGGTTTACTGGCGTTAATATTCGGATTAATTTTAGGATTTGCAGCCGTTCGCTTTCGAGTGGAAGGTAACCCTGTAGTGGAGCAAATCGACACCATTTTGCCACAAACACAATGTGGTCAATGTGGTTATCCTGGTTGTCGCCCATATGCAGAAGCCATTGCCAATGGTGATGAAATAAATAAGTGCCCACCTGGTGGTGATGCCACCGTTAAAAAGTTAGCTGATTTGATGGGCGTTGAAGCTAAACCCTTAGCCGGCGGCGAACAAGCAGAGCCGGTTAAAACGGTGGCTTACATTCGCGAAGACGAATGTATTGGTTGTACCAAATGTATTCAAGCCTGCCCTGTTGATGCCATTGTTGGTGCAACCCGACAAATGCACACCGTTCTAATTGACGAATGTACAGGCTGTGACTTGTGCGTTGAACCTTGTCCGGTCGATTGTATTGACATGCTACCCGTTGCACCAACAAAACAAACTTGGAAATGGCAACTAGACGCTATTCCTGTTACCCAAATAGATTAG
- a CDS encoding MATE family efflux transporter, which produces MRAHSQSHTRPDLLTAPILPTLKKMTVPMIFGMFTLMMFNIVDTFFISLLGTEPLAAVSFTFPVTFTVISLAIGLGIGTSAVIAKALGSNNIEEARFDASVSLLVAIVLVLVLSACGYLLIDPIFTLLGAGEQVLPLIHQYISIWFLGSVFLITPMIGNSVLRASGDTKTPSIIMGGAGLINAVLDPMLIFGFGPIPALGIKGAAIASVIAWAVAVAIILYILIVKKRLLSLKAGKQTVIGAIRKILKIGLPAAGANMLTPVAMAVMTALVAHHGPEAVAAFGVGSRIESIASLVVLALSMTLPPFISQNFGASHFSRVKDAYLGTLKFVMLWQFIIYIVLIIFSGVISEIFGKEQAVVDVIKLFIYTIPLSYGLQGVIILSNSSFNALHKPMNALVLSVIRLFVFYIPFAYIGNELAGLIGLFIGAAIGNLFTALVAYKWFMKEIKALSSQALQECSH; this is translated from the coding sequence ATGCGCGCACATTCTCAATCACATACTCGCCCTGATTTACTCACCGCCCCAATTTTGCCTACATTAAAAAAAATGACCGTTCCGATGATCTTTGGAATGTTCACCCTGATGATGTTCAATATTGTTGATACTTTTTTTATTAGTTTGCTTGGCACTGAGCCGCTTGCCGCGGTGAGTTTTACATTTCCTGTTACTTTTACCGTCATTAGTTTAGCGATTGGTTTAGGTATAGGGACCTCGGCAGTAATTGCAAAGGCCTTAGGGAGTAACAATATTGAAGAAGCGCGTTTTGATGCCAGTGTCTCGTTGTTGGTGGCGATCGTATTAGTGTTGGTTTTATCTGCCTGTGGCTATTTATTGATTGACCCAATATTTACCTTGCTTGGGGCAGGGGAGCAAGTACTTCCACTAATTCATCAGTATATTAGTATTTGGTTTTTGGGCAGTGTGTTTTTAATTACCCCCATGATTGGAAACTCAGTATTGCGTGCTAGCGGTGATACTAAAACACCAAGCATTATTATGGGCGGGGCTGGGCTTATTAATGCTGTGCTCGATCCGATGCTTATTTTTGGTTTTGGTCCCATTCCCGCATTAGGCATTAAAGGGGCTGCCATTGCCAGCGTTATAGCCTGGGCAGTTGCGGTGGCAATTATTTTATACATATTAATAGTTAAAAAGCGGTTGCTTAGTTTAAAAGCGGGCAAGCAAACCGTTATTGGCGCAATCCGTAAAATTTTAAAAATTGGTTTACCTGCAGCGGGTGCTAACATGCTCACCCCAGTTGCTATGGCCGTTATGACCGCATTAGTTGCTCATCATGGTCCCGAAGCCGTTGCTGCTTTTGGAGTAGGGAGTCGAATAGAATCAATAGCGAGTTTAGTGGTATTAGCTTTGTCGATGACATTGCCACCTTTTATTAGCCAAAACTTTGGAGCGAGTCATTTTTCTCGCGTAAAAGACGCCTACTTGGGTACGCTCAAGTTTGTAATGTTGTGGCAGTTCATTATTTATATTGTATTAATTATTTTTTCAGGCGTTATTAGTGAAATATTTGGTAAAGAGCAAGCGGTTGTTGATGTCATCAAACTGTTTATTTATACCATTCCTCTAAGTTATGGCTTACAAGGAGTGATCATTTTATCAAACTCCTCGTTTAACGCTTTACACAAACCCATGAACGCCTTAGTTTTGAGCGTCATTCGATTGTTTGTTTTTTATATTCCCTTTGCGTATATCGGAAACGAACTCGCAGGCTTAATCGGCTTGTTTATTGGCGCGGCCATTGGTAATTTATTCACAGCCCTTGTAGCCTACAAGTGGTTTATGAAAGAAATTAAAGCGTTAAGCAGTCAAGCATTACAGGAGTGTAGTCATTGA
- a CDS encoding tRNA (adenine(22)-N(1))-methyltransferase TrmK produces MKLSKRLNAINSLITQSYDIVWDCCCDHGFLGMALLERGIAKQINFVDIIPELMEALEQSLQQFEQGKSLPSWQVRCEDVAQIKLPTGAKQVIVIAGVGGDLCLKLIEQIIANNPHSLKQLSFIICPIMHLYKVRAGLKACNLQLDSEQIIVENKRFYEVLQVSFKATGTITKTGAHMWDKHNPQHHQYQQQLLDHYTRMLNKDRVYYQKVITEYQRVFER; encoded by the coding sequence ATGAAACTGAGTAAACGTTTAAACGCCATCAATTCGTTAATTACACAGTCTTACGATATTGTTTGGGATTGTTGTTGCGATCATGGCTTTTTAGGTATGGCATTACTTGAGCGCGGCATAGCCAAACAAATAAACTTTGTTGATATTATTCCAGAGTTAATGGAAGCGCTTGAGCAGTCGCTACAACAATTTGAGCAAGGAAAGTCTTTGCCTTCATGGCAAGTGCGCTGCGAAGATGTTGCGCAAATTAAACTGCCAACAGGTGCTAAGCAAGTAATCGTTATTGCGGGAGTGGGGGGCGATTTATGCTTAAAGCTCATTGAGCAAATTATTGCTAATAATCCGCACAGCCTTAAACAACTAAGTTTTATTATTTGCCCTATTATGCACCTCTATAAAGTACGTGCGGGTTTAAAAGCCTGTAATTTGCAGCTCGATAGCGAGCAAATTATTGTTGAAAACAAGCGTTTTTACGAAGTGCTACAAGTCAGTTTTAAAGCCACCGGCACTATTACTAAAACGGGGGCTCATATGTGGGATAAACATAACCCTCAACATCATCAATATCAGCAACAATTGCTTGACCATTATACTCGAATGCTCAATAAAGATAGAGTTTACTATCAAAAAGTTATAACAGAGTATCAACGCGTATTTGAACGCTAA
- the rsxC gene encoding electron transport complex subunit RsxC — protein MEKLLEQIKKGTVWAFPGGVHPPQQKSLSNNAPIARLPLPEKLVLPLKQHIGASGKLIVEKSQHVLKGQPLTKPSANWSVPVHAPTSGTIIDITPMPSAHPSALPELSIIIEPDGKDTWCELSPLANPANASHDELVDVIHNAGISGMGGAGFPTYVKADIKQPIEFLIVNAVECEPYITADDTLMREHAAEIIKGIELMQQLLNPTLCIIGIEDNKPEAITAMTEAAKHNEHILVQTVPTVYPSGGEKQLIKLLTNREVPNGGIPADIGILVHNTGTLFAIQQAVYEGKPLIERVVTVTGNTIHKPGNVWALLGTEIKHLLDCQGFSPVPQQRVVMGGPMMGFTLPTVRIGVVKTTNCILAPDHKELAEPGPEKACIRCSACADACPASLLPQQLQWFAKSKEYDKLQEHNLFDCIECGACAYVCPSEIPLVQYYRVAKVEIKEQIAEKIKSDRAKERFDARKARLEQEQAERKNRHKRKPAAKSTEEQQKVADALARVKDKTSDGDNKSAVAAAIARAKAKKQGGELEPDNSEVAKERAARKEQARLYKEQKAQSNGDDEAVDDKKSAVAAAIARAKAKKAAQANEQTASDDAASESPAAADDKKAAVAAAIARAKAKKAAQANEETASDDTASESPVAADDKKAAVAAAIARAKAKKAAQSNEQTATDDTTNESPVAADDKKAAVAAAIARAKAKKAAQADELAKQSENTEPQSNDESSQGSQQTAQEKKKAAVAAAIARAKAKKQQKEGNDQS, from the coding sequence GTGGAAAAGTTACTTGAACAAATAAAAAAAGGCACCGTTTGGGCATTTCCTGGCGGCGTACACCCTCCTCAGCAAAAGTCATTATCTAATAATGCGCCTATTGCGCGCCTTCCTTTGCCCGAAAAACTCGTTCTGCCTTTAAAACAGCATATTGGCGCTAGCGGTAAATTAATTGTAGAAAAAAGCCAGCACGTATTAAAAGGTCAACCATTAACTAAGCCCTCTGCTAACTGGTCGGTACCTGTGCATGCACCTACATCAGGCACTATTATTGATATTACGCCTATGCCATCAGCACACCCTTCTGCTTTGCCTGAATTAAGCATTATTATTGAACCCGATGGCAAAGATACCTGGTGTGAACTATCGCCTTTAGCAAACCCAGCCAATGCATCACACGATGAACTCGTTGATGTTATTCATAATGCGGGTATTTCTGGTATGGGAGGCGCAGGTTTTCCAACCTACGTTAAAGCAGATATTAAGCAGCCGATTGAATTTTTAATCGTGAACGCCGTTGAGTGTGAACCTTACATCACGGCTGACGATACTTTAATGCGCGAACATGCCGCTGAAATAATCAAAGGTATTGAGCTCATGCAACAGCTGCTCAATCCTACCCTGTGTATTATTGGCATTGAAGACAATAAGCCCGAGGCTATCACAGCCATGACAGAAGCGGCGAAGCATAACGAGCACATTTTAGTGCAAACCGTGCCTACTGTTTATCCCTCTGGCGGTGAAAAACAGCTGATTAAACTACTCACTAACCGTGAAGTCCCTAATGGTGGCATTCCTGCTGATATCGGCATTTTAGTACATAACACCGGCACTTTATTTGCGATTCAGCAAGCTGTATACGAAGGCAAACCGTTAATAGAGCGCGTAGTAACAGTAACGGGTAATACTATACATAAGCCCGGTAATGTATGGGCGCTGTTAGGTACTGAGATAAAACACTTACTTGATTGTCAGGGGTTTTCACCCGTACCACAACAGCGCGTCGTTATGGGCGGCCCTATGATGGGCTTTACCTTACCCACGGTTCGTATTGGCGTTGTTAAAACAACAAACTGTATACTTGCACCAGATCATAAAGAATTAGCAGAGCCTGGCCCAGAAAAAGCCTGTATTCGCTGTAGTGCCTGTGCAGATGCGTGCCCCGCGTCATTACTACCACAGCAGTTACAGTGGTTTGCTAAATCAAAAGAATACGACAAACTCCAAGAACATAACTTATTTGATTGTATTGAATGTGGCGCGTGTGCCTATGTTTGCCCAAGTGAAATACCACTCGTTCAGTACTACCGTGTTGCAAAAGTTGAGATTAAAGAGCAAATTGCCGAGAAGATAAAATCTGATCGCGCTAAAGAACGCTTTGATGCACGTAAAGCGCGTTTAGAGCAAGAACAAGCTGAGCGAAAAAATCGCCACAAACGTAAACCTGCAGCTAAATCTACCGAAGAACAGCAAAAAGTAGCCGATGCCCTTGCCCGCGTTAAAGACAAAACCAGCGATGGTGACAATAAATCAGCTGTAGCAGCGGCAATTGCGCGTGCTAAAGCTAAAAAGCAAGGTGGCGAACTTGAGCCAGATAACAGTGAAGTTGCAAAAGAACGCGCAGCCCGTAAAGAGCAAGCTCGCCTTTATAAAGAGCAAAAAGCACAAAGTAATGGTGATGACGAAGCTGTAGATGACAAAAAGTCAGCAGTTGCAGCCGCTATTGCCCGCGCTAAAGCCAAAAAGGCAGCACAAGCTAATGAGCAAACAGCAAGCGATGACGCTGCAAGTGAATCTCCAGCTGCTGCAGATGATAAAAAAGCCGCCGTCGCTGCAGCCATTGCCCGTGCTAAAGCCAAAAAAGCAGCACAAGCTAATGAGGAAACAGCAAGCGATGACACTGCAAGTGAATCTCCAGTTGCTGCAGATGATAAAAAAGCCGCCGTCGCGGCCGCTATTGCCCGTGCTAAAGCTAAAAAGGCAGCACAATCAAATGAGCAAACAGCAACTGATGACACAACAAATGAATCTCCAGTTGCTGCAGATGATAAAAAAGCCGCCGTCGCTGCCGCTATTGCCCGTGCTAAAGCAAAAAAAGCAGCGCAAGCTGATGAATTAGCAAAACAAAGTGAAAACACTGAGCCACAAAGCAACGATGAATCTTCACAAGGTTCACAGCAAACAGCTCAAGAAAAAAAGAAAGCCGCCGTAGCCGCCGCTATTGCTCGTGCTAAAGCTAAAAAGCAACAAAAAGAAGGAAATGATCAGTCATGA
- a CDS encoding EAL domain-containing protein — translation MAAFKKLIFIQLMAWLILVTAGCYFISQNFDSAIGNAQKNAQATVEQYIKNLSATDISADNLKSTLATSETFSRFTLRDYQGAEVFSISNTPKLPFIAELIQSNYNSVRPQYATNNNADIKVEFKLNIAYLADQFQTAFFIVFAISTLLALIPVILMKSIVEHINTNVCMGVADVIDIYINQNQLSDDFATKFDSSQLEKLGKNLIPSFNRLSYFLKNKNDDIKTAAHTIKREAYKDGITDLGNRNMFVDYYEKHIENTEVSTFGSLALVRCSELQSINQSRGYQKGDEYIKAVADIIKSISGTYTSSQVFRVNSSDFIIILPNTPLKEAERFGENLQSRFTQYMQNQELSSVANTGIVGYEKAKPLGELLSIVDNAMSMAQSKQVNAWHVQRDTDLVNNVSAGFGNQNWRKVINEVIESRSVHLVMQNIMPLGKSIKAYAEIQARFKTEENQALPTASFLAMAEKLDMAIEIDKLIIESSLEKIKSSNLSEKYFGLNITPSSAHSDQFMIWLERRLLKDTHIASKLIFEVSEFGLQQNIKASKRFIDMVHRVGARITVERFGVGLTSFKFFRDLKPDFIKMDASYTRGLEDDKNNQYFMRLMVDLAHRIGVSVFAEGVESQEEKHIVETLCLDGVQGYYIEKPKDI, via the coding sequence ATGGCAGCTTTTAAAAAACTTATTTTTATACAACTGATGGCTTGGTTGATTCTTGTAACCGCTGGCTGTTACTTTATAAGCCAAAATTTTGATAGCGCTATCGGTAATGCGCAAAAAAATGCACAAGCTACTGTTGAGCAATACATTAAAAACTTATCCGCAACTGATATTTCTGCTGATAACTTAAAAAGCACACTCGCAACCAGTGAAACATTTTCACGTTTTACTCTACGTGATTATCAAGGCGCAGAAGTGTTTTCAATTAGCAACACACCCAAGCTGCCTTTTATTGCTGAGCTTATTCAATCTAACTACAACTCGGTACGCCCTCAGTACGCCACTAATAATAATGCCGATATAAAAGTTGAATTTAAATTAAACATTGCTTACTTGGCTGATCAGTTTCAAACCGCATTTTTTATTGTATTTGCTATAAGCACCCTACTCGCGTTGATCCCCGTTATATTAATGAAGTCTATTGTTGAACACATTAATACCAATGTGTGCATGGGCGTTGCAGATGTTATTGACATATATATTAATCAAAACCAACTCAGTGATGATTTCGCAACTAAATTTGATTCTAGCCAATTAGAAAAATTAGGAAAAAATTTAATTCCCAGTTTTAATCGTTTATCGTACTTTTTAAAAAATAAAAACGACGATATTAAAACCGCCGCTCATACTATTAAGCGCGAAGCATATAAAGATGGCATTACTGATTTAGGTAATCGCAACATGTTTGTTGATTACTATGAAAAGCATATTGAAAACACTGAAGTGAGTACCTTTGGCTCATTGGCATTGGTGCGCTGTAGCGAGCTACAGTCAATTAATCAAAGCCGTGGCTATCAAAAAGGCGATGAATATATTAAAGCTGTTGCTGATATTATAAAAAGTATTAGCGGTACCTATACCAGCAGCCAGGTATTTCGAGTAAACAGCTCTGACTTCATAATTATATTGCCAAACACCCCACTAAAAGAAGCCGAGAGATTTGGTGAAAACCTACAATCTCGGTTTACGCAATACATGCAAAACCAAGAACTTAGCTCGGTTGCAAACACGGGGATTGTCGGTTATGAAAAAGCCAAACCACTAGGCGAGCTGCTCTCTATTGTTGATAATGCAATGAGTATGGCGCAGTCAAAACAAGTTAATGCTTGGCACGTACAACGGGATACAGATTTAGTTAATAACGTCAGCGCAGGGTTTGGTAACCAAAACTGGCGTAAAGTGATTAACGAAGTTATTGAATCTCGAAGTGTGCATTTAGTAATGCAAAATATCATGCCTTTGGGCAAAAGCATTAAAGCCTATGCTGAAATTCAAGCCCGCTTTAAAACAGAAGAAAATCAAGCTTTGCCTACTGCCTCATTTCTAGCGATGGCTGAAAAGCTCGATATGGCGATAGAAATTGATAAATTAATTATTGAATCCTCTTTAGAGAAAATTAAATCGAGTAATTTATCTGAAAAGTATTTTGGCTTAAATATTACCCCTTCAAGTGCGCACAGCGACCAGTTTATGATTTGGTTAGAGCGCCGCTTACTAAAAGATACGCATATTGCTTCTAAATTAATTTTTGAGGTGAGTGAGTTTGGTCTTCAACAAAACATTAAAGCAAGTAAACGCTTTATTGACATGGTGCATCGCGTTGGTGCCAGAATTACTGTTGAACGCTTTGGTGTAGGACTCACCTCATTTAAGTTTTTCAGAGACTTAAAACCAGACTTTATTAAAATGGATGCAAGCTATACTCGAGGCTTAGAAGACGATAAAAATAACCAATACTTTATGCGGTTAATGGTCGACCTTGCACATAGAATAGGTGTCAGTGTTTTTGCTGAGGGTGTTGAAAGCCAAGAAGAAAAACACATTGTAGAGACGCTATGCCTTGATGGCGTTCAGGGTTATTACATTGAAAAGCCTAAAGACATCTAA
- the rsxA gene encoding electron transport complex subunit RsxA: MTEYVLLLIGTVLVNNFVLVQFLGLCPFMGVSGKLDTAIGMSLATTFVLTLASVTSYLVNEYILLPLDITYLKTMSFILVIAVVVQFTEMVVRKTSPTLYRLLGIFLPLITTNCAVLGVALLNIKEDHTFLQSAVYGFGAAVGFSLVLVLFAALRERLAAADVPTPFKGASIAMITAGLMSMAFMGFTGLVKF, encoded by the coding sequence ATGACAGAATACGTCTTGTTATTAATTGGAACAGTGTTAGTTAACAACTTTGTATTAGTACAATTTTTAGGCCTTTGCCCGTTTATGGGGGTATCAGGGAAGCTTGATACAGCCATAGGTATGTCTTTAGCAACCACCTTTGTGCTAACGCTTGCCTCTGTGACCAGTTATTTAGTAAACGAGTATATTTTATTACCGCTGGATATCACCTACTTAAAAACAATGAGCTTTATTTTAGTCATTGCTGTGGTTGTTCAATTTACTGAAATGGTTGTCAGAAAAACCAGCCCAACGCTTTATCGTTTACTGGGGATTTTTTTACCCTTAATAACGACTAACTGTGCAGTACTCGGGGTTGCTTTATTAAATATCAAAGAAGATCACACCTTTTTACAATCTGCCGTTTATGGCTTTGGTGCCGCAGTGGGTTTTTCATTAGTATTGGTTTTATTTGCAGCATTGCGCGAACGTTTGGCCGCAGCCGATGTACCCACTCCATTTAAAGGTGCCTCAATCGCAATGATAACGGCAGGTTTAATGTCAATGGCCTTTATGGGTTTTACTGGATTAGTGAAGTTTTAA
- the uvrB gene encoding excinuclease ABC subunit UvrB yields the protein MSDHFQLVSKFKPAGDQPTAIAQLCEGLEAGLAQQTLLGATGTGKTFTMANIISDLNRPTIIMAHNKTLAAQLYGEMKEFFPHNAVEYFVSYYDYYQPEAYVVASDTFIEKDASINEHIEQMRLSATKALLERRDTIIVASVSAIYGLGDPDSYMKMMLLLKVGEKVDQRDMLRRLAELQYTRNDIDFSRGTYRVRGEVVDIFPAESDTYAVRVEMFDDEVERLSIFDPLTGAVEKHIVRATIYPKTHYVTPREKILEAIEKIKAELKERRAQLLSANKLVEEQRIAQRTQYDIEMMTELGYCSGIENYSRYLSGRTPGDPPPTLLDYLPDDALMIIDESHVTVSQIGAMYKGDRSRKENLVEYGFRMPSAMDNRPLRFEEFEAIAPQTIYVSATPGDFELERSNGEVAEQVIRPTGLLDPVIEVRPVGDQVDDLLSEIYKCVELKERVLVTTLTKRMAEDLTDYLSEHNVKVRYLHSDIDTVERVEIIRDLRAGVFDVLVGINLLREGLDMPEVALVAILDADKEGFLRSARSLIQTIGRAARHLDGRAILYGDRVTKSMAKAIEETDRRREIQHAYNVKHGIEPSALVKKILDVMDVGQDASPQDNLQLIRKDSKKILSAKEIATQIKQLETKMHAYASDLEFEKAASVRDEIHELQQQLIN from the coding sequence TTGAGCGATCATTTTCAGCTAGTATCAAAATTTAAACCCGCAGGGGATCAGCCAACCGCTATTGCTCAATTGTGTGAAGGCTTAGAAGCCGGACTTGCTCAGCAAACATTATTAGGCGCAACGGGTACCGGTAAAACATTCACTATGGCTAACATTATTAGTGATTTAAATCGGCCGACTATTATTATGGCGCACAATAAAACCTTAGCGGCGCAATTGTACGGCGAGATGAAAGAGTTCTTTCCACACAATGCGGTTGAATACTTTGTATCTTACTACGATTACTACCAACCTGAAGCCTATGTGGTAGCCAGCGACACCTTTATCGAAAAAGACGCATCTATTAATGAGCACATAGAGCAAATGCGACTCAGTGCCACTAAAGCGCTTTTAGAGCGACGCGATACCATTATTGTTGCCTCAGTATCGGCAATTTATGGTTTGGGCGATCCTGATTCATACATGAAAATGATGCTGCTCTTAAAAGTAGGTGAAAAGGTCGACCAACGAGATATGCTGCGTCGTCTTGCAGAGCTACAATATACGCGAAATGATATTGATTTTAGTCGTGGTACATACCGCGTACGTGGTGAAGTGGTTGATATATTCCCCGCTGAATCAGACACCTATGCAGTGCGTGTGGAAATGTTTGATGACGAAGTTGAACGCCTAAGTATTTTTGACCCCTTAACCGGTGCGGTAGAAAAACACATAGTGCGTGCCACTATTTATCCTAAAACTCACTATGTAACGCCACGAGAAAAAATTCTCGAAGCTATCGAAAAAATTAAAGCCGAACTCAAAGAGCGCAGAGCACAATTGCTCAGCGCAAACAAGTTAGTAGAAGAGCAACGCATAGCTCAGCGTACCCAATATGATATAGAAATGATGACCGAGCTTGGTTATTGCTCTGGTATTGAAAACTACAGCCGTTATTTATCGGGGCGTACACCTGGCGACCCACCGCCAACATTACTGGACTATTTACCTGACGACGCATTAATGATTATTGATGAATCGCACGTAACCGTCTCGCAAATTGGCGCCATGTACAAAGGCGATAGAAGCCGTAAAGAAAACCTCGTTGAATACGGTTTTAGAATGCCCTCAGCTATGGATAACAGGCCACTGCGTTTTGAAGAATTTGAGGCTATTGCACCACAGACCATTTATGTATCGGCCACCCCGGGTGACTTTGAATTAGAGCGCAGCAACGGCGAAGTTGCAGAGCAAGTTATTCGTCCAACTGGTTTACTTGACCCTGTTATTGAAGTGCGCCCGGTAGGCGATCAGGTTGATGATTTACTCTCAGAAATTTACAAATGTGTTGAATTAAAAGAGCGAGTGCTGGTAACCACGCTTACCAAACGTATGGCTGAGGATTTGACCGACTACCTGAGTGAGCACAATGTAAAAGTACGTTATTTACACTCTGACATTGATACCGTAGAGCGGGTAGAAATTATTCGTGATTTACGTGCCGGTGTATTTGATGTGTTAGTAGGCATTAACTTACTACGTGAAGGCTTAGACATGCCAGAAGTGGCACTAGTGGCTATTTTAGATGCCGATAAAGAAGGCTTTTTACGCTCAGCACGCTCACTTATTCAAACAATAGGGCGTGCTGCGCGCCACCTTGATGGCCGCGCTATTTTATACGGTGACAGAGTGACTAAATCGATGGCTAAAGCCATTGAAGAAACCGACCGACGCCGAGAAATACAGCATGCTTATAATGTTAAGCATGGTATTGAACCTAGTGCATTAGTTAAAAAGATACTTGATGTAATGGATGTAGGCCAAGATGCTTCACCGCAAGACAACTTACAGCTTATTCGTAAAGACTCTAAAAAAATCCTCAGCGCTAAAGAAATTGCAACGCAAATTAAGCAGTTAGAAACCAAAATGCATGCGTATGCCAGTGATTTAGAATTTGAAAAAGCCGCCTCAGTGCGCGACGAAATACATGAACTACAACAACAGTTGATTAATTAA